TATACCAACATGATGAAGAAAAGTAAATCATTCATATATATGGAAACACAACGGtgtaaaaataagagaaattgcACGCAAAATCTAGgggatttttaatttttttttcattgtttttaaaTAATGCAACAAAGACATTTATCTACCTGATTGACCCACTGGAAATGGATGAAACCCTGCAAATACCAGCTGATGTGGTGAATGGAACATCTTTGTAGCATGCCACTAGTTCCGAGTTAGTGTTCAGATCCACTTGCACTGTTTCCCATACcttcttttttgggtttaagACATCGTCAGGCACACCGTCGAAACCCGGAAATGTAACTCTTTCTCCAACACGAGCAGATTGAGGTGGATCAACTAATTCAACCTAAGATTTTTTACCATCAATTACATTAGTGTTCAAGTTCAATGACCGTTACTTAAACAAGAACAAATATATCGGAGCCATCTATATCTTCAAAACGGATCTACAAAACTGAttaaattttgtaaacaaaTAGTAACTTCTTAAAATTGTGTCAATAAAGGTTCCGtttattaaaatttctatttttggtctttagttttttcttcttaaaacaaaaacattaacaatcaatccaaacacaaaacactactaaaaatgcaaaaactGTTTTCACCTCTATGTCATATCAGAACACTTTttcaatccaaaaacaaaaaatacctcCAAAACGCATTGACTGATAGAGCCAAAATGTTGGCCATCAATTGTGGGCTTTACTACATTTTCCAAAACATCTTACACCATGATGCAGCAATCACTGTTAACCTATTTCGTGCCAAAATGTGGAACATGTTAAAATGTGTCTTAACCAAACATCCAACACCACAGTGATCCAAAATTATATCCTCACACTTATTTGGCCACAACCTGCAAATGGCAAAAGGCCAAAGTGATGATCATCTAGCACACCTGACGTGATTTTTTCTAAAGCTGCAGATATTGCCAAGTTCTGGCAAAAATTGCCAAAGAATAGCCCCCTGCTGGTTTGAACGAGTgagaaactttttctttttatagatAAGTAATTGACCCCAAGAAGAGTGGATGAGAAGATTCAAATTAGTGACATCCGCTTCATGAGGTGTAGCCCCCAACTAATTAAACTATCCTTGGGGTTTAAAGAGGtgagaaacccaaaaacaaagtaAGCAATCCACATCCTTTTCAAGTTAGCAATCTGTGCTGCTCTCTATAGCGGTAACATCATACTCAATCCTCATGTGGTGAGGAAGGGTATAATCACTTTGAAatatggcttaaaaaaaaactcagataAGATGAGGATTCTGATGAAAATGTATTATGGGTTCACTAACCTTGGTGTGATCACTGCTGGAAGCAGCAAGAACCATTGCTTGTGATTTTATACCCCGCATAGTTGCTGGCTTCAGGTTGCAAAGAACGCACACCTTCCTTTGCTGCCAAAGAAACAGAAATGTGAACTACTAGACTTGCAGAtgatttatttaaagaaaaaataaagatgcaCATTCCAATATTGTGATCTGTAAAGCAGCGAACAAAAACCTGCATTTCTTCAAGAGGTATATACTTGACGAGTCCACTAACAACGGTTCGGGGCTGCGCTTCACCCACATCAATCTCTTCCACATAGAGCGAATCAGCATCAGGATGCTTCTTAGCACTTGTAATAAGGCCAACACGGATGTCAAGCCTTGTAACAGAAATTTCTGGCTCAGCAGTGGCCCTTGCATTGGCTTCATTTGCAGATTTTGTAGGCCGTTGCCTTTTGCCACTGCTATCTGTTACAAATAATGCCTTACTATAAGCAAAACAAACGAATAGTGCCTTTCTAAGCAAAACAAACTAGTAAAACCAagaatatcatcaacatatactaAGATTAACCAAGAAATACTCCAGAAAGAGGTATCAAAAGCTACAATCATCATAGCACTCCTGTAATATCAACAACTTGTCAACCACAAGGGAACCACGTTAATcgtaaaaaacaaaagagttaGCATTTGAACAGAGAAGACCTGAGAATGAAAGATAAGTTAGCTAGCTAGTGCTTTTATGAAATTATTGTTTTGAAAATGCAGCATGTATATGACATCCAACCCATGCAACGAGCAGAAATTGAATTGCCAACCATTAGACATGAcagtaaataaatataaaataaaaaaatgtaaataaagtGCAACCTGaaacttttgttttcttcagtTGCTCAGCAATCTTCTCTGCTTCCGCTTCTGCCCTCACTATCCTATCAGCTTGACTGCCCGCAAACTTCTCTCTGAAAAATTCTACTTCTTCATCTTTCTGAACAACAATTGATTTTCACTAAATCAGTAATTATGCTAGCTTAAGGCCCATTATAATTCACAAAACAACTCATAGAAATAGCAGACACACCAATTCTTTGAACAGTGGCTCTGGTGTCCCAATTTTGTGACCAGCTGGCAGGATCTCCCAAGGTCTGCTTGCCCTATCAATATCTCctttttcaagtgaaaatggaGTTTCAAGAGGCAAATTGAGCTGCTTAAGAACCTTAAGGACCAAAACAATGTCAGCATTGCACAGTTGCATTAGCGAATTTATGATAAACAATACTATGTATTTCCAGGAATGTCACAGAGAGATCTGCTGGCAGGTTACATTACCTCAAGAGAGAAAGATGGCATAAAAGGTTCTAGCAAACATGCAAGTATATATACAAGCCCTGCTGAAGTTCTTATAACGAGAGAACAGGAAGGTTGATCTTCCTTGTAAAGTTTCCAGAATTGGCTTTCCTACATAGCATTAATGACCAGAGTGTCTCAGgcagtgacaaaaaaaaattcgcaGGCATTTTGGAAGTGCTGTTTCCAACCAATagattcataaaaataaaaatataaaacaagcATCCAAATCAGAGCAAATAAAATAGGAACTTACTTGCAGATATGCATTCCCCTCACCAGAAATGCTCATTGCAGTTTTTAGTCCTTGCTTTAGTTTAACCTATACACATTGCAAATAAGAACGCCATTCCAATGCAAAAGCAATTAGAGAAATAGAGGCATGGAGCAGCTTCTAATTGCATGCAATATATCCAGTAATTTCAATCACCTTTTCCATGGCTTCTACGTATTGCTCCACATACTCAACAATGCTACCAACCAATTTCTTTGTTGGTTCATGTTTCAACGGATCTGTGTCAGCATCTGAAGGCTCAGGAATAATGGAACCATATCCTAGACCTGTAAACAGAAACTCAGTCTCTTTATACCAGTAAAACCCATGAGTAAAAGGCAAATGGCATTCAGAATTTTACAAACATCAAAGGTCTTGGTGTGATATAATATGGGTGATTGGCACTGTagttaattctttaaaaaagaattatccTTCTAAATATTTGCATTATTCATCATGTACATATTGTTCTCATTCAGCGAGACAGATGAATAAAACATACACATTTTAAATATAGTGTTCTGTAGCATAACAGCAATCAGAAGTATTATAAGTACATCCCACAATGAGGggaatcaaataaataaataaataaaaactatctGAACAAACAGAACTTTGAGAAATTAAAGGTAAGCAGTTGATCAACCTGGGGGTTTAGCAATGAAACTCAATACTCGATTTATAAAGTTGCCCAAGTTACTTAGCAACTCGTTGTTTAATTTTGCTTGCAAGTCGGTCCATGTAAATAATGTGTCCGATACCTAGTTTACACAAACCCAGTCATAAATCTAGAAAGCAAATTAATAGAATCTAGAGTTATATTTAAAACGAAGACAAAATATATCCTGTATAACAAGAATTACCTCAGGCCTATTATTTAGCAAGTAATATCTCCATACTTCCACAGGAATGTTTGTATCTTTTGCATCATTGCCAAAAACTCCAATACCTTTACTCTTAGAAAACTTTCCTGTAAAAACCATCAAAATGAACATTCATCTAGTTCAAGCTGTTCAAATGAGAAGCATCGTTGCAACATAAAAAGGGAAGTTTATTCATCAATCATCCATATCTAAATGCTTGATAACTTGGCCACTGTAGCATATCATTTAAACCACTACCAGATGGTTGGCCAACCTGCTTCATAGTTCAAGTATTCGGTGACACTGATGGTCTTCATTAAAGTCCAGTTTTCGCCAGTTCCAAGAAGCGTAGATGGAAACATCACCTGACACAAGAATAAAGTTGAagtaaaaaatacaagaaaagagAACCCCACAGCCAAGCCAAACTGTATATTTCCATGACAACCATGGGCAAGAAAGGACATACACAGGTTTACTAGCCTCAAAGCATCCACCAATACAACCATCTCCACCTCTTTCTTGTTTTAGGGGTGTAGAGTAAGGGGAGAGCTATAAGTTGCTACATTATGTACAGTTCAAGGTTTACTTTTGAAGCCAAAAATTTCATGATAGTCTTGTATGCAGGTACCTACTACGCTAATTAGGCGAAATAATTGAACTCTCCTGGTGCTATGTAATCCATGCTATTAAACTTGAATTAGCAgtttgaaaatgataaaaataaataaataaacaaaaagatttttttttataagtaaccaaaatatcaataaaagcgtaaggcacccaaGGTACaaatgaagtatacaaaagaagccACCTAGCTATTAGGggtaaaaagaagaagaaatcatgataactaatcaccaaatgagaaataaacgcagctgtccaaagatacaatgtgttgaaaaacaaaaacttaatctcctccaaaatcctctcacggtcctcaaaactaaaaaatcaattttattttaaactttatTTCTATAACATCAGGAAGTTTCATTTCTGTAGATTTGATTTAGATCAATGAAAGACTCAATTCATTACAATTTAGATTCCAGTGTCATTATATCCAAAGCAAGTCAATAGGGATCGATAATTGGCGAGTCCAAAGGATTTCATCATAGCAAAATGGCCATGTGGATCCAAAGAAAAACAATTCAACAGGGTCTAGCACGATGATACAAGATATCAATCCCTATAAGAGTAAGTACACAATCTACACCTACCTATATCCTACAACAACTTGCTACCAACTTAGTGATCATTGCAAGGTTCTAAAATTATAAGCACCCATAATTCTTGCACATTATGTAGAAAGTGTAATGGATATGTGTAACCTTTTAAAGTTATAAGATGCAATAATTGTATGTTACTAACAAGATATCTCGACTACCTGTACTAGGGAATTATTGGACCAAAAAGTTAaggcaagaaaagaaaaaattgttacaAGTAGCAAGACAAAATCTGAAAACACGGAAAATAATAACACAGGTTTTTGCCAATATGGTGATTTCTTTAAAGAATCATTAAACTTCAGTTTCTCAGCTGAGTAATCAACATTGACATACACAAATCCAAGAAACTAAAGCTAACAAATGTTAGTATTTTGCCCTCTTTCTTTAAGTTATCACAAAATATAGAAATTTATAACACTTACAGTGTGGAACGGCACATTATCCTTGCCCATAAACTGATACAGCTCCACATTTTCAGGATTCTTCCACCATTTCTCCCACTCAGATGTGTAGCAAGAAGTGATGGAGACATATCCTATAGGCGCATCAAACCAGACAT
The sequence above is drawn from the Alnus glutinosa chromosome 11, dhAlnGlut1.1, whole genome shotgun sequence genome and encodes:
- the LOC133881714 gene encoding methionine--tRNA ligase, cytoplasmic-like, which encodes MGDTGNDVAVERKAGKLPIEGKRNILITSALPYVNNVPHLGNIIGCVLSADVFARYCRLRGYNAIYMCGTDEYGTATETKAMEENCTPKEICDKYHAIHKEVYDWFDISFDKFGRTSTPQQTEVCQSIFKKLLENNWLTENVVQQLYCDTCKRFLADRLVEGTCPNEGCDYKSARGDQCEKCSRLLNPTELKDPRCKVCQTTPRIRDTNHLFLELPLLKDKLEEYINKMSVAGSWSQNAIHATYAWLKEGLKSRCITRDLKWGVPVPHENFSDKVFYVWFDAPIGYVSITSCYTSEWEKWWKNPENVELYQFMGKDNVPFHTVMFPSTLLGTGENWTLMKTISVTEYLNYEAGKFSKSKGIGVFGNDAKDTNIPVEVWRYYLLNNRPEVSDTLFTWTDLQAKLNNELLSNLGNFINRVLSFIAKPPGLGYGSIIPEPSDADTDPLKHEPTKKLVGSIVEYVEQYVEAMEKVKLKQGLKTAMSISGEGNAYLQESQFWKLYKEDQPSCSLVIRTSAGLVYILACLLEPFMPSFSLEVLKQLNLPLETPFSLEKGDIDRASRPWEILPAGHKIGTPEPLFKELKDEEVEFFREKFAGSQADRIVRAEAEAEKIAEQLKKTKVSDSSGKRQRPTKSANEANARATAEPEISVTRLDIRVGLITSAKKHPDADSLYVEEIDVGEAQPRTVVSGLVKYIPLEEMQQRKVCVLCNLKPATMRGIKSQAMVLAASSSDHTKVELVDPPQSARVGERVTFPGFDGVPDDVLNPKKKVWETVQVDLNTNSELVACYKDVPFTTSAGICRVSSISSGSIR